One Luteolibacter arcticus DNA segment encodes these proteins:
- the rplM gene encoding 50S ribosomal protein L13: MKTFSAKPTDIERKWHVIDAKDKILGQVAVEAARLLRGKHKPIFTPHIDTGDFVIVINADQVALSGTKENDKIYTRFTGYVGGKKVETPRLLRKRRPVLLVENAVWGMIPKNRLGRAQFGKLKVYAGAEHPHEAQQPQAYEIA; the protein is encoded by the coding sequence ATGAAGACGTTTTCCGCCAAGCCGACCGACATCGAGCGCAAGTGGCATGTGATCGATGCCAAGGACAAAATCCTGGGCCAGGTGGCCGTGGAGGCCGCCCGACTCCTGCGTGGCAAGCACAAGCCGATTTTCACCCCGCACATCGACACCGGTGACTTCGTCATCGTGATCAATGCGGACCAAGTGGCGCTCTCGGGCACCAAGGAAAACGACAAGATCTACACCCGCTTCACCGGCTACGTCGGCGGCAAGAAGGTGGAAACCCCTCGCCTGCTGCGCAAGCGCCGCCCGGTGTTGCTCGTCGAGAACGCCGTCTGGGGCATGATCCCGAAGAACCGCCTCGGCCGCGCCCAATTCGGCAAGCTGAAGGTTTACGCCGGTGCCGAGCACCCGCACGAAGCCCAGCAGCCGCAGGCCTACGAAATCGCCTGA
- the rpsI gene encoding 30S ribosomal protein S9, protein MSEAKNLSATGRRKNAVARVRLTEGSGQIVINGRSFEEYLPTLPLQNTVLAPFQHANLLNKFDVVVSAAGGGTHGQAGAIRLAVARALTIFDAELRKVIKPHGMLRRDPRMKERKKPGRPGARKRFQFSKR, encoded by the coding sequence ATGAGCGAAGCCAAGAACCTCAGCGCCACCGGCCGTCGTAAGAACGCCGTTGCCCGCGTCCGCCTCACCGAAGGCAGCGGCCAAATCGTCATCAACGGCCGTTCCTTCGAGGAATACCTGCCGACGCTGCCACTGCAGAACACCGTGCTGGCCCCATTCCAGCATGCCAACCTGCTGAATAAATTCGACGTGGTCGTCTCCGCTGCTGGCGGCGGCACCCACGGCCAAGCCGGCGCCATCCGCCTCGCGGTGGCCCGCGCCCTGACAATCTTCGACGCCGAGCTGCGCAAGGTGATCAAGCCGCACGGCATGCTGCGCCGCGACCCGCGCATGAAGGAACGCAAGAAGCCCGGCCGCCCCGGTGCCCGCAAGCGCTTCCAGTTCTCCAAGCGCTAA
- a CDS encoding arylsulfatase — translation MLRIPALAAIAKVLLSVAFAAGPNVIVVITDDQGYGDLYAHGSTKVKTPALDKFRAESTSLDRFYASPTCAPTRAALMTGLHEFRCGISHTIMGRSLLRPGIPTLPEMFHAAGYRTGIIGKWHLGDAYPCRPEDRGFDDVFVHGGGGIGQTPDYWGNGYFDPMIRRRSGWEKTSGYCTEVFFNEAIRWVDERVAAKQPFFLHLATNAPHSPYIPPQRDSKLKGPEAFHAMISDIDAQFARLMEALEKSGAAEETIVVFMTDNGSAVAASNAGMKGKKGSPDEGGVRVPCFVRWPGKIAAGKVVRDVTAHLDLLPTLTSLCNVARPPDWKGDGVDLAPGLQGKADFPKNRLLFTQAGRWPGDEAAGRFRGQDFSVRDDRWCLVGLELYDLLADPGQKTNLFVEHQAEAQRLLAGYGRWWDEVLPAVREPVRYIVGAEAAPVVHLTAHDWWPSKEADEVRGAESVFNHGQIRTLLKAAQVAGTRNPLPSTSGHWKLQVAREGNYEIVFSLVPPEASPEDRRALGRLRPGVAHVRAGQEEAKMAVQDGATSLKVPLDLDAGPIDLEVWFDGQLLNDRILGAFFVSLERKSDRKAPKLDLKPRPVK, via the coding sequence ATGCTCCGCATTCCCGCGCTCGCGGCAATCGCAAAGGTCCTGCTCTCCGTCGCATTTGCGGCCGGGCCGAACGTCATCGTGGTGATCACCGACGACCAAGGCTACGGCGACCTGTACGCCCACGGCAGTACCAAGGTGAAAACCCCCGCGCTCGACAAGTTCCGGGCCGAGTCCACCTCGCTCGACCGCTTTTACGCCAGCCCGACCTGCGCGCCGACCCGTGCCGCGCTGATGACCGGGCTGCACGAATTTCGCTGCGGGATCAGCCATACCATCATGGGGCGCAGCTTGTTGCGGCCGGGCATCCCGACGCTGCCGGAAATGTTCCACGCGGCGGGGTACCGCACCGGCATCATCGGCAAGTGGCACCTTGGCGACGCCTATCCGTGCCGGCCGGAGGATCGGGGGTTCGACGATGTTTTCGTGCATGGAGGGGGGGGTATCGGGCAGACGCCGGACTACTGGGGGAATGGCTATTTCGACCCGATGATCCGGCGTCGCTCCGGCTGGGAAAAGACCAGCGGCTACTGCACGGAGGTCTTTTTCAATGAGGCGATCCGCTGGGTCGATGAGCGCGTCGCGGCGAAGCAGCCGTTTTTTCTGCATCTCGCCACCAACGCTCCGCACTCGCCTTACATCCCGCCGCAGCGGGACTCGAAGCTCAAGGGTCCCGAGGCCTTCCACGCGATGATTTCGGACATCGACGCGCAGTTCGCACGGCTGATGGAGGCACTGGAGAAAAGCGGCGCGGCGGAGGAGACGATCGTCGTATTCATGACCGACAATGGATCTGCGGTCGCTGCGTCGAATGCGGGCATGAAGGGGAAGAAGGGCAGTCCCGACGAGGGAGGCGTTCGCGTGCCGTGTTTCGTCCGCTGGCCTGGGAAAATCGCGGCGGGGAAGGTCGTGCGGGACGTGACGGCCCATCTCGACCTGCTGCCGACCTTGACCAGCCTGTGCAATGTGGCCCGTCCGCCGGATTGGAAAGGCGATGGCGTCGATCTGGCTCCGGGGCTGCAGGGCAAAGCCGATTTCCCGAAGAACCGCCTGCTTTTCACCCAAGCCGGTCGCTGGCCGGGGGATGAGGCTGCTGGGCGCTTCCGCGGGCAGGATTTTTCCGTCCGCGACGACCGCTGGTGCCTCGTGGGCTTGGAGCTCTACGACCTCCTCGCCGATCCCGGACAGAAGACGAACCTCTTCGTCGAGCATCAGGCCGAGGCTCAACGTCTGCTGGCTGGCTATGGCCGCTGGTGGGATGAAGTGCTGCCCGCGGTGCGCGAGCCAGTGCGCTATATCGTTGGCGCGGAGGCGGCCCCGGTGGTCCACCTGACCGCGCACGATTGGTGGCCGTCGAAGGAGGCGGATGAGGTCCGCGGGGCCGAGTCGGTCTTCAACCACGGGCAGATCCGCACCTTGCTGAAGGCCGCCCAAGTCGCGGGCACACGCAATCCTCTCCCATCCACCTCCGGCCACTGGAAGCTCCAGGTCGCCCGCGAAGGGAACTACGAGATCGTCTTTTCCCTCGTCCCACCGGAGGCCTCTCCCGAGGACCGCCGCGCGCTCGGCCGTCTGAGGCCCGGTGTCGCGCATGTCCGCGCAGGTCAGGAAGAGGCGAAAATGGCCGTTCAGGATGGTGCCACCTCGCTGAAAGTGCCGCTGGATCTCGATGCCGGCCCGATCGATCTGGAGGTTTGGTTCGACGGACAGCTTCTCAACGACCGGATTCTCGGCGCTTTCTTCGTTTCCCTCGAGCGCAAGAGTGACCGCAAGGCACCCAAGCTCGATTTGAAGCCGCGGCCGGTGAAGTGA
- a CDS encoding low molecular weight protein-tyrosine-phosphatase, producing MPADRKPFRVLFVCMGNICRSPAAEIVFRQQVDAAGLNEAIHIDSAGTIGYHAGKGPDPRMADTLRRRGYVIAGRSRQVTTDDLRDFDLLLVADEENLADLHRLDRSGAHREKIRLLVDYCIEKEASHVPDPYYGGQHGFEEVADLVEDACQGLLDSLKRQIG from the coding sequence ATGCCCGCCGACCGCAAGCCCTTCCGTGTTCTCTTTGTCTGCATGGGGAACATCTGCCGCTCCCCCGCCGCGGAAATCGTGTTCCGCCAGCAGGTCGATGCCGCCGGGCTGAACGAAGCGATCCACATCGATTCCGCCGGCACCATTGGCTACCACGCCGGCAAGGGTCCCGACCCGCGGATGGCCGATACCCTGCGCCGCCGCGGCTACGTCATCGCCGGCCGCTCACGCCAGGTCACCACCGACGACCTGCGTGACTTCGACCTGTTGCTGGTCGCGGACGAGGAAAATCTTGCCGATCTCCACCGGCTGGATCGCTCAGGGGCGCATCGCGAGAAAATCCGGCTGCTAGTCGACTACTGCATCGAAAAGGAAGCCAGCCACGTGCCCGACCCCTACTACGGCGGCCAGCACGGTTTCGAGGAAGTCGCCGATCTGGTGGAAGACGCCTGCCAGGGCTTGCTCGATTCGCTGAAGCGCCAGATTGGTTAG
- a CDS encoding sugar phosphate isomerase/epimerase family protein, which produces MLSFSTCWNNSRHHDGEAMIDEIVALGFSNIELSHGMTIAKLPGIRKAYAAGKFTCSGVHNYFPSPVEVMIDAPDAYEFTSHRPFDRQRALEMTLKTLELAAEFKAQYLVLHMGSVPMDTKKWTKRLTAMVSEQGRNGAGYAEEKIAFVKKREKIAPLYYQRAIEALGQIAEKAAEYGVKLAVESRSRFEDMPTEREMVRLQDHFADNPWVGYWHDFGHVQLKHNLGLLDHVEWLRRISPHLIGGHLHDVQWPARDHRTPFMGTLDYIELLPFFPQGCPIIWELSPTQKTEDIRDALAVWKHKFPERS; this is translated from the coding sequence ATGCTTTCCTTCTCCACCTGCTGGAACAACTCGCGCCATCACGACGGCGAGGCGATGATCGACGAGATCGTGGCGCTCGGGTTCTCGAACATCGAGCTGTCGCACGGCATGACCATCGCCAAGCTGCCGGGCATCCGGAAGGCCTATGCCGCGGGCAAGTTCACCTGCTCCGGCGTGCACAATTACTTCCCCTCCCCCGTCGAGGTGATGATCGACGCGCCGGATGCCTACGAATTCACCTCGCACCGGCCCTTTGATCGCCAGCGGGCGTTGGAGATGACTCTCAAGACCTTGGAACTCGCCGCCGAATTCAAGGCGCAGTACCTGGTGCTCCACATGGGCTCGGTGCCGATGGACACCAAGAAGTGGACCAAGCGGCTGACCGCGATGGTTTCCGAGCAGGGTCGCAACGGCGCCGGCTACGCGGAGGAGAAGATCGCCTTCGTCAAGAAGCGAGAGAAGATCGCCCCGCTCTACTACCAGCGCGCCATCGAGGCGCTCGGGCAGATCGCGGAAAAGGCCGCGGAGTATGGCGTGAAGCTCGCCGTCGAGTCGCGCTCGCGCTTCGAGGACATGCCCACGGAACGCGAGATGGTGCGCCTCCAGGATCACTTCGCCGACAACCCTTGGGTCGGCTACTGGCACGACTTCGGCCACGTCCAGCTCAAGCACAACCTCGGCCTGTTAGACCACGTCGAGTGGCTGCGGCGGATCTCGCCGCACCTGATCGGTGGGCACCTCCACGATGTCCAGTGGCCCGCGCGCGACCACCGCACGCCTTTCATGGGCACGCTGGACTACATCGAGCTGCTGCCGTTTTTCCCACAAGGCTGCCCGATCATCTGGGAACTCAGCCCGACGCAGAAGACGGAGGATATCCGCGACGCACTGGCGGTGTGGAAGCACAAGTTCCCGGAGCGGAGCTGA
- the rimO gene encoding 30S ribosomal protein S12 methylthiotransferase RimO gives MSTTVGLISLGCAKNLIDSEVMMGHLAEAGMSLTSEAELADVLIVNTCSFIDMAKQESIDAIFGAVNARKDDPDRERQKIIVAGCLSQRFAKDLPGIMPEVDAFIGLDQITKVAPIIENLVGKQPVAAPKEENSATEDPRDYVTLKPKYVPDYTTPRFRLTPEHFAYVKIAEGCNHTCTFCIIPKIRGQHRSRTQDSVVREVEALVKSGVKEINLISQDTTYFGMDLWEGKRPTPNSPVDSTRGESLSTLLREINKIEGDFWVRLLYTHPAHWSDELIETIAECDKVAKYVDIPLQHISDRMLTAMKRKTNGDYIRDLLRRMRAGIPGLGIRTTFIVGFPGETEEDFQELLEFIREFRFERAGVFQYSKEEGTPAHKMTGQLHHMTRKGRWSRAMAELQKVAAEVNQAQVGKKVRVLVEEQGVGRTEWDAPEIDGSVHVDQSIPVGEFADVTIGDWRGYDLVAAR, from the coding sequence ATGTCCACCACTGTTGGTCTCATTTCCCTCGGCTGCGCCAAGAACCTCATCGACTCCGAAGTCATGATGGGGCACCTCGCCGAAGCCGGCATGTCGCTCACCTCCGAGGCGGAGTTGGCGGACGTCCTCATCGTCAATACCTGCTCGTTCATCGACATGGCCAAGCAGGAGTCGATCGACGCCATCTTCGGCGCGGTCAACGCCCGCAAGGACGACCCGGACCGCGAGCGCCAGAAGATCATCGTCGCCGGATGCCTGTCGCAGCGCTTCGCCAAGGACCTGCCCGGCATCATGCCGGAGGTGGACGCCTTCATCGGTCTCGACCAGATCACCAAGGTCGCGCCGATCATCGAGAATCTCGTCGGCAAGCAGCCCGTGGCCGCGCCGAAGGAAGAGAATTCGGCGACCGAGGACCCGCGCGACTACGTCACGCTCAAGCCGAAGTATGTGCCGGACTACACCACCCCGCGCTTCCGCCTGACGCCCGAGCACTTCGCTTATGTGAAGATCGCCGAGGGCTGCAACCACACCTGCACCTTCTGCATCATCCCGAAGATCCGCGGGCAGCATCGCTCGCGCACGCAGGACTCGGTCGTCCGTGAGGTGGAAGCGCTGGTGAAATCCGGCGTGAAGGAGATCAACCTGATCTCGCAGGACACCACCTACTTCGGCATGGACCTGTGGGAAGGTAAGCGTCCGACCCCGAACTCGCCGGTTGACTCCACCCGCGGCGAATCGCTTTCCACGCTGCTCCGCGAGATCAACAAGATCGAAGGCGACTTCTGGGTGCGCCTGCTCTACACCCACCCGGCGCATTGGTCGGATGAGCTCATCGAGACCATCGCCGAGTGCGACAAGGTTGCGAAGTACGTCGATATCCCGCTCCAGCACATTTCCGACCGGATGCTGACGGCGATGAAGCGCAAGACGAATGGCGACTACATCCGCGACCTGCTGCGCCGCATGCGCGCTGGCATCCCGGGCCTCGGCATTCGTACGACGTTCATCGTAGGTTTCCCCGGCGAGACCGAGGAGGACTTCCAGGAACTGCTCGAGTTCATCCGCGAGTTCCGCTTCGAGCGCGCCGGCGTTTTCCAATATTCAAAGGAGGAAGGCACGCCGGCCCACAAGATGACGGGCCAGCTCCATCACATGACCCGCAAGGGGCGCTGGAGCCGTGCAATGGCCGAGCTACAGAAGGTCGCCGCCGAGGTGAACCAGGCTCAGGTCGGCAAGAAGGTCCGCGTGCTTGTCGAGGAGCAAGGCGTCGGCCGCACCGAGTGGGACGCGCCCGAGATCGACGGCTCCGTGCATGTCGACCAGAGCATCCCGGTCGGCGAGTTCGCGGATGTTACGATCGGCGACTGGCGGGGTTATGATCTCGTCGCGGCCCGGTAA
- a CDS encoding spermidine synthase, with translation MNLRCHAVVDTAYQRVQIWKSERQCEFRVAGAIHAWWHERRFLTGLAWDNLAGAALLRPAGPPRSILMLGLAGGTAMRILRQLLPDCRLVAVDIDSEIVALAELNMKLDDLGIEIHFADAYQWIAACREKFDVVIDDVYLAGRSDVFRPGKSDSRQITALRRLVAPGGLLLANLVNGSGHRAMQIQTRAAFRAAFPVVRTVTTPESMNETLVAGADVLPASALAGWTPSFPAATDRKLWKRLKVRRLTPVPSR, from the coding sequence ATGAATCTCCGCTGCCACGCCGTCGTCGATACCGCCTACCAGCGGGTGCAGATCTGGAAGTCCGAGCGCCAGTGTGAATTTCGCGTCGCGGGGGCGATCCACGCCTGGTGGCACGAGCGGCGTTTCCTCACCGGGCTCGCTTGGGACAATCTCGCGGGGGCGGCCTTGCTCCGCCCTGCTGGGCCGCCGCGCTCGATCTTGATGCTGGGGCTCGCCGGTGGCACCGCGATGCGGATCCTGCGGCAACTGCTGCCGGATTGTCGGCTGGTCGCGGTGGACATCGACTCCGAGATCGTCGCGCTCGCCGAGTTGAACATGAAGCTCGATGACCTGGGCATCGAGATCCATTTCGCCGACGCCTACCAGTGGATCGCCGCGTGCCGGGAGAAATTTGACGTGGTGATCGACGACGTTTACCTCGCCGGCCGCAGCGATGTCTTCCGGCCCGGGAAGTCCGACAGCCGCCAGATCACCGCGCTCCGGCGGCTGGTGGCGCCGGGGGGGCTGTTGCTCGCCAATCTGGTCAATGGGAGCGGCCATCGCGCCATGCAAATCCAGACCCGGGCGGCCTTTCGCGCGGCTTTCCCGGTGGTGCGGACTGTCACCACGCCGGAAAGCATGAACGAAACGCTGGTCGCCGGGGCGGACGTCCTCCCGGCCTCCGCGCTGGCCGGATGGACCCCAAGTTTCCCGGCTGCCACCGACCGGAAGCTCTGGAAACGGCTCAAAGTGCGACGTCTAACCCCCGTCCCGTCGCGTTGA
- a CDS encoding cadherin domain-containing protein: MNNPRNPRRLFVCLALCLLLPAHAGFTLVEDFQTKALGNVGGQHGWIASNATCAQVIADPVVVGNKVLHRAGNGGASLSSLAIPQGTTATFFFRVCRLTANNDEVWGISDVSSPDLGGNFGVFEAQGGISGANIRGRNVGPTVDKPIVQGTWYNVWMVINNSSDTWQFYLQSEGDSTYKNQTQILNNTGGTGFGFRNAPGTNALVAFLTKSTNGANTSVYYDDLYVDTAAANLTLPPIPGTEPRAVSDAVEVSIGGGTTLRPLANDTGIFDPASLQLVSSPAHGTASYDANRRIFIYKHTGTTAGVDSFRYRISNAGGTQPSEGDVNVTISGNFRLANVTATVPADPPAAAAGGLAIIDAMPGLSFPNAVAMTSVPGTPSALLVASVNGSIWYVPDSTAAVPVKHLVLDVASLSNFTRGRSIYSIECFPDFATTGHIVVNYQGDSTRLPVPSPGQTLHDVMSNLDKNGGLDPVIECDLRVSRFTLSPAHLVAAADGLSAAESSAVMATEWPYLNLAEQHLFHSINDAKFGPDGYLYITFGDEGDQGDPYRNGQRLTKDFYSSLIRIDVNPASTNPKPNLHYAIAVGGLNGLESPNTPYTSTAQEPNFRVPLDNPFVHTSLGGSWNGSFDGADFSGQLSKVRTEMWAVGLRNPFKFHLDVEDGTGATEAWIGDVGKDAREEFSILKKGENGGWSYYEGDIVTPGLAFVPPQPSGTTPHKPPLFAYPHSNGNNSATGGIYYRDSALPTLTNRYICGDYGSGRIWSISRDGSSVIELTDLRLSTNRIVDFHVDPVTKGIFVLENGGSNRLMRITVQPPGPEDYPATLSELGLFADLADLTPNPGVVPYEPNLTFWSDGAEKKRWFVIKNLTDTIGWSQDGNWSFPDGMVWVKHFDFDLDRSNPGTLKKRLETRVLVRNSSGSYGVSYRWNEAGTEATLVPNSGEDFTVSYADENGVAASVGWHIPSRAECLSCHTATAGHALSMSTRQFNLQQTIHGQTGNLLTLLSNGGYLNGLTAEPVSLPRFYRPDETGAGIEERVRSYLAVNCSYCHQPGGGTPESWDARGHLTLEQTGLLYSHPVSEATPDLTDHIIRPGDKANSALWNKINARSVINGIFNGYSQMPPLATNVFDAEGIALIGEWIDHHANVAPMPAEGSIGQTNLSENESAGHVVGLASADDPDVREDVADQSLLTYTITAGNERGLFSLDASSGELRLNGIIDFERQSQHQLTVEVADHFAPNPGVLERTVIVDLIDEASPDLTEDSDENGLFDAWELSFGVSSPSSDDDHDGVAAFFELLSGGDPNTAETPSLLGLAHALPGDHELGWNVRTGFVLGEDYHVELSGDLGEWGRLQAVDYAVESITPVSPGVSRVVIKVPAAGSQQFLRLSSP; this comes from the coding sequence ATGAATAACCCAAGGAATCCGCGACGCCTGTTCGTGTGTCTTGCGCTGTGTTTGCTTCTGCCTGCCCATGCGGGATTCACGTTGGTAGAAGACTTCCAGACGAAGGCACTTGGCAATGTGGGTGGCCAGCACGGTTGGATTGCTTCGAATGCCACCTGCGCGCAGGTCATCGCTGATCCGGTAGTCGTCGGAAACAAGGTCTTGCATCGTGCGGGAAATGGCGGGGCGAGCTTGTCATCTCTCGCAATCCCCCAAGGTACTACCGCCACGTTCTTTTTCCGGGTCTGCCGCCTCACTGCGAACAATGACGAGGTGTGGGGAATCTCAGATGTTTCGAGTCCCGACCTCGGCGGAAACTTCGGCGTGTTCGAAGCCCAAGGCGGGATCTCGGGTGCGAATATCCGGGGCCGCAATGTTGGCCCCACGGTGGACAAGCCGATCGTGCAGGGCACTTGGTACAATGTCTGGATGGTGATTAATAACAGCTCCGATACCTGGCAGTTCTACCTGCAAAGCGAGGGAGATAGCACCTACAAGAACCAGACACAGATCCTGAACAACACGGGCGGAACCGGCTTCGGCTTCCGCAACGCTCCCGGGACCAATGCTCTCGTGGCCTTCCTGACGAAATCGACCAACGGTGCCAACACGTCGGTGTATTACGACGATCTTTATGTCGATACCGCGGCTGCCAACCTCACGCTGCCTCCCATTCCGGGCACGGAGCCGCGCGCCGTGAGCGATGCCGTCGAAGTCAGCATCGGCGGCGGGACTACCTTGCGTCCCTTGGCAAACGACACAGGTATCTTCGATCCGGCAAGCTTGCAGCTCGTTTCGTCCCCGGCACATGGGACCGCGAGCTACGATGCGAACCGGAGAATATTCATCTACAAGCACACCGGCACCACCGCCGGTGTGGATAGTTTTCGCTACCGGATTTCCAATGCAGGTGGGACGCAGCCGTCCGAGGGAGACGTGAACGTCACCATCAGCGGGAATTTCCGCCTCGCCAATGTGACGGCGACGGTACCTGCCGATCCTCCGGCTGCCGCGGCCGGGGGGCTGGCGATCATTGACGCGATGCCGGGGCTAAGCTTCCCCAATGCCGTGGCGATGACCTCGGTGCCCGGTACTCCGTCCGCGCTGCTCGTCGCCTCGGTCAATGGCTCGATCTGGTATGTGCCGGACTCCACGGCGGCAGTGCCGGTGAAGCATCTGGTCTTGGATGTTGCCTCGCTTTCAAACTTCACGCGCGGACGCAGCATTTACTCGATCGAGTGCTTTCCCGACTTCGCCACCACCGGGCACATCGTCGTGAACTATCAGGGCGATTCGACTCGCCTGCCCGTCCCCAGTCCGGGACAGACGTTGCATGATGTGATGTCGAATCTCGACAAGAACGGCGGGCTGGACCCGGTGATCGAGTGCGACCTGCGTGTCTCGCGTTTCACGCTTTCCCCGGCCCACCTCGTGGCGGCTGCGGACGGGCTTTCGGCGGCGGAAAGCTCGGCGGTGATGGCGACCGAGTGGCCGTACTTGAATCTCGCCGAGCAGCACCTCTTCCACAGCATCAACGACGCGAAATTCGGGCCCGACGGTTATCTCTACATCACCTTCGGCGACGAGGGCGACCAAGGTGACCCCTACCGGAATGGCCAGCGGCTGACCAAGGACTTTTACAGCTCGTTGATCCGCATCGACGTCAATCCCGCCTCGACCAATCCGAAGCCAAACCTTCACTACGCCATCGCCGTGGGTGGCTTGAATGGTCTCGAAAGCCCGAACACGCCCTACACGAGCACCGCGCAGGAGCCGAACTTCCGGGTGCCGCTGGACAATCCCTTCGTGCACACCAGTCTGGGCGGTAGCTGGAACGGCAGCTTCGATGGGGCCGACTTCTCCGGCCAGCTTTCCAAAGTCCGGACGGAGATGTGGGCGGTGGGCTTGCGCAATCCCTTCAAGTTTCACCTCGATGTCGAGGATGGCACCGGCGCGACGGAGGCGTGGATCGGCGACGTGGGGAAGGATGCCCGCGAGGAGTTCTCGATCCTGAAGAAAGGCGAGAACGGCGGCTGGTCTTATTACGAGGGCGATATCGTCACGCCCGGCCTCGCGTTCGTGCCACCTCAGCCATCCGGCACGACGCCGCACAAGCCGCCGCTGTTCGCATACCCGCACAGCAACGGCAACAACTCGGCAACCGGCGGAATCTACTATCGCGATAGCGCGCTGCCCACGCTGACCAACCGCTACATCTGCGGCGACTACGGCTCCGGGCGGATTTGGAGCATCAGCCGCGATGGATCATCGGTGATCGAACTGACCGACCTGCGGCTCAGCACCAACCGCATCGTGGACTTTCACGTGGACCCGGTGACCAAGGGCATCTTCGTGCTCGAGAATGGCGGGAGCAACCGGCTGATGCGCATCACCGTGCAGCCGCCCGGCCCGGAGGACTATCCGGCGACTCTCTCGGAGCTCGGCCTGTTTGCCGACCTTGCCGACCTGACGCCGAATCCCGGGGTGGTTCCCTATGAGCCGAACCTTACTTTCTGGTCGGACGGCGCGGAGAAGAAGCGCTGGTTCGTGATCAAGAACCTCACCGACACCATCGGCTGGTCGCAGGACGGGAACTGGTCTTTCCCCGATGGCATGGTCTGGGTGAAGCACTTCGACTTCGATCTCGACCGGAGCAATCCGGGAACCTTGAAGAAGAGGCTGGAAACCCGCGTGTTGGTGCGGAATAGCAGCGGGTCCTATGGCGTCTCCTACCGCTGGAACGAAGCCGGCACCGAGGCGACGCTGGTGCCTAACAGCGGCGAGGATTTCACGGTGAGCTATGCGGATGAGAATGGCGTGGCAGCCAGTGTCGGTTGGCATATCCCGTCGCGCGCCGAATGCCTGAGCTGCCACACCGCGACGGCCGGCCATGCGCTCAGCATGAGCACGCGGCAGTTCAATCTGCAGCAGACGATCCACGGGCAGACCGGCAATTTGCTGACGCTGCTTTCGAACGGCGGATACCTGAACGGCCTCACAGCCGAGCCCGTCAGCCTGCCGCGCTTCTACCGGCCGGATGAAACAGGCGCCGGGATCGAGGAACGGGTCCGCTCCTATCTTGCGGTGAATTGCTCCTACTGCCACCAGCCCGGCGGCGGCACGCCGGAGTCGTGGGATGCACGGGGCCATCTCACCCTGGAGCAGACCGGACTGCTCTACAGTCATCCGGTCAGCGAAGCTACGCCGGACTTGACCGATCACATCATCCGGCCCGGGGACAAGGCGAACTCGGCGCTTTGGAACAAGATCAATGCCCGCAGCGTGATCAACGGCATTTTCAACGGCTATTCGCAGATGCCGCCGCTCGCCACGAACGTCTTCGATGCGGAGGGCATTGCGCTCATCGGCGAGTGGATCGATCACCATGCCAACGTCGCTCCGATGCCGGCGGAGGGGAGCATCGGGCAGACGAACCTTTCGGAAAACGAATCCGCCGGCCATGTGGTCGGTTTGGCGAGTGCGGATGATCCCGACGTCCGCGAAGACGTCGCCGACCAGTCGCTGCTGACTTACACAATCACCGCCGGGAATGAGCGCGGGCTGTTTTCGCTGGATGCGTCCAGCGGTGAGCTGCGCTTGAACGGCATCATCGACTTCGAGCGCCAATCGCAGCACCAGCTCACCGTGGAGGTGGCCGACCACTTCGCTCCGAATCCCGGTGTGTTGGAACGCACGGTCATCGTTGACCTGATCGACGAAGCCAGTCCCGACCTCACCGAGGATTCCGACGAGAACGGTCTCTTCGACGCCTGGGAGTTGTCTTTTGGCGTCAGCAGCCCCTCGTCGGATGACGATCATGACGGCGTGGCCGCGTTCTTCGAGCTGCTGTCCGGAGGCGATCCGAACACAGCGGAAACGCCGTCACTGCTCGGTCTGGCCCATGCGCTCCCCGGCGACCACGAACTCGGCTGGAATGTCCGCACCGGCTTCGTGCTTGGGGAGGACTACCACGTAGAGCTTTCCGGCGATCTCGGCGAGTGGGGCCGGCTCCAGGCTGTCGATTACGCAGTCGAGTCCATCACCCCGGTAAGCCCGGGGGTGTCGCGGGTGGTGATCAAGGTCCCGGCCGCGGGTTCGCAGCAGTTCCTCCGGCTGAGTTCGCCCTGA